One window of the Wolbachia endosymbiont of Encarsia formosa genome contains the following:
- the yajC gene encoding preprotein translocase subunit YajC — MFISEVFAADATNNVSASVASFIPLILIFVVFYFIIIRPNHKKLKEHRRMIDQIKRGDTVITSSGIIGEVNKVDEVNAQLILEIAPKIEIKILKSAISEILNKEIQKPVAKYIEKSKVEKNGKKNKLEESKKDKNAS; from the coding sequence ATGTTCATTTCTGAGGTTTTTGCGGCAGATGCGACTAACAATGTATCAGCATCTGTTGCTAGCTTTATTCCACTCATTTTAATATTTGTAGTATTTTATTTTATCATTATTCGCCCCAATCACAAAAAACTAAAAGAACATAGAAGGATGATAGATCAAATAAAACGTGGTGATACGGTTATTACTTCTAGTGGAATAATAGGTGAAGTAAACAAAGTTGACGAAGTAAATGCACAACTAATACTAGAAATAGCACCAAAAATTGAAATAAAAATCCTAAAGTCTGCTATATCTGAAATCTTAAATAAAGAAATTCAAAAGCCAGTAGCTAAATATATTGAAAAAAGCAAAGTTGAAAAGAATGGCAAGAAAAATAAACTAGAGGAAAGTAAAAAAGACAAAAATGCTTCATAA
- the glmS gene encoding glutamine--fructose-6-phosphate transaminase (isomerizing): protein MCGILGIVSSGDSVIPTLLTALQKLEYRGYDSSGIAIINNRGKIEVKKSEGKVERLCEVVHESKISSSKVGIAHTRWATHGAPNLKNAHPIYINNVVVAHNGIIENYNILKKDLEEKGVSFHTDTDTEVIPNILTSYLDEGLSPVDSILQCLNNLQGSLALALLFAEYPDTLFIAKRNLPLAIGYNCNKVFAASDTNTLNSFVEKILHLEDNDIAVIKSNEFSIYNNGIQVKRRTENSSPRNFLISKNGYPSFMLKEIFEQPYALNKTIDQFYKQYKEINKELFSELGYITIVGCGSSYFAGLIAKCWLESIAQIRVYLEISSEFRYSSVKLEEGSIGLFISQSGETADTMEALRYARLQKQMIISIINTFNSSIEKASDIVLHTLAGPEIGVASTKTFSTQLAILACFAVELGKIKGILGRERIKELSGAINYIPEHVEHVLNVMEIQHISGSILEHNNIIIIGRGSSYGVAMEGALKIKELSYINTIGIAAGEMKHGSIALIDSTVLVIAIIPYDNLFFKTLSNIQEIIARKGKVIAFSDKQGAPLLKGICIDVVQLPEVDNFVSPIIYSVAMQFLAYSIAEKKGLDVDCPRNLAKSVTVE, encoded by the coding sequence GTGTGTGGAATATTAGGTATAGTAAGTAGCGGTGATTCAGTAATACCAACTTTACTAACCGCGTTGCAAAAATTGGAATACAGAGGTTATGACTCTTCAGGTATAGCAATTATAAATAATAGAGGTAAGATAGAAGTAAAAAAATCAGAAGGTAAAGTTGAAAGATTGTGTGAAGTTGTTCATGAAAGCAAGATATCTAGTAGCAAAGTTGGTATAGCACATACTCGTTGGGCTACACATGGAGCTCCAAATCTTAAAAATGCTCATCCCATTTATATAAATAATGTTGTTGTTGCTCATAATGGCATAATTGAAAATTACAATATATTAAAAAAGGATCTGGAGGAAAAGGGAGTATCTTTCCACACCGATACTGATACAGAAGTGATACCAAACATATTAACTTCATATCTTGATGAAGGGTTATCACCAGTTGATTCTATATTACAGTGTCTAAACAATTTACAAGGTTCACTTGCTTTGGCTTTATTATTTGCAGAATATCCAGATACTTTATTTATTGCAAAAAGAAATTTGCCTTTAGCAATAGGATATAACTGTAATAAAGTGTTTGCTGCTTCTGATACTAATACTTTGAATTCATTTGTAGAAAAAATATTGCATTTAGAAGATAATGATATTGCAGTAATAAAATCTAACGAATTCAGTATATATAATAATGGTATACAAGTTAAACGCAGAACAGAAAATAGCAGTCCAAGAAATTTTCTAATTAGTAAAAATGGTTACCCTAGCTTTATGCTAAAAGAAATTTTTGAGCAACCGTATGCATTAAACAAAACAATAGATCAATTTTATAAACAATATAAAGAAATCAACAAAGAATTATTTTCTGAACTAGGTTACATTACTATAGTTGGATGCGGTTCATCCTATTTTGCTGGACTAATAGCAAAGTGTTGGCTGGAAAGTATTGCTCAAATTCGGGTATATCTAGAAATCTCGTCAGAATTTAGGTATAGCAGCGTCAAGCTCGAAGAAGGTAGTATTGGCTTATTCATTTCTCAATCTGGTGAAACTGCAGATACTATGGAAGCACTACGTTATGCGAGATTGCAGAAACAAATGATCATTAGCATAATTAATACATTTAATAGCAGCATAGAAAAAGCCTCAGATATTGTATTGCATACTCTTGCTGGACCTGAGATTGGTGTTGCTTCGACAAAAACCTTTTCTACGCAGCTTGCAATTTTAGCATGCTTTGCTGTAGAGCTTGGAAAAATAAAAGGTATACTGGGTAGAGAGAGGATAAAGGAACTAAGCGGTGCTATTAATTACATTCCCGAACATGTAGAGCATGTTTTGAATGTGATGGAAATACAACATATATCAGGCAGTATATTAGAGCACAATAATATAATTATAATTGGGAGAGGAAGCTCATATGGAGTTGCAATGGAAGGTGCATTGAAGATAAAAGAGCTTTCATATATCAACACAATTGGTATTGCAGCGGGAGAAATGAAGCACGGTTCTATCGCCTTGATAGACTCTACTGTACTTGTTATCGCAATTATTCCTTACGATAATTTATTCTTTAAAACTCTATCCAATATACAAGAGATTATTGCAAGAAAAGGTAAAGTAATTGCCTTTAGCGATAAGCAAGGAGCACCGCTCTTAAAGGGAATT